From a region of the Mytilus galloprovincialis chromosome 3, xbMytGall1.hap1.1, whole genome shotgun sequence genome:
- the LOC143068027 gene encoding calmodulin-alpha-like — protein sequence MAMTEDQLKELEETFLIFDKTGDQELDVEEAGRMWRSTGLNPTKSEIQEMFNEIDQDGRGTIDCKEFISWMSTNGNKNFVDNLEEEMREAFRVFDKNGDGFLDKKEFKRIMTELGDEPLTSEELENLMGKYDEDGDDKISYEEFIPGFVEMARNRDAFEEQENEEQTNNENEY from the exons ATG GCAATGACGGAAGATCAGTTAAAGG AATTAGAAGAAACATTCTTAATTTTTGACAAAACTGGTGACCAGGAACTCGATGTTGAAGAAGCAGGAAGAATGTGGAGATCAACAGGATTAAATCCGACCAAATCAGAAATACAAGAGATGTTCAACGAAATTGACCAGGATG GTCGTGGAACGATAGACTGCAAAGAATTTATATCATGGATGTCAACAAATGGAAACAAGAATTTTGTTGATAACTTGGAGGAAGAAATGAGAGAAGCATTCAGAGTTTTTGATAAAAATGGTGACGGTTTTCTAGATAAGAAAGAATTCAAACGTATCATGACTGAACTTGGAGACGAACCTTTGACCTCTGAAGAATTAGAAAATCTGATGGGAAAGTACGACGAAGATGGAGACGATAAAATAAGCTATGAAG AATTCATACCAGGTTTTGTGGAAATGGCGCGAAATAGAGATGCATTTGAAGAACAAGAAAATgaagaacaaacaaacaatgaaaatgaatattaa